One stretch of Candidatus Hydrogenedentota bacterium DNA includes these proteins:
- a CDS encoding tetratricopeptide repeat protein, translating to MKRNSIVGVALLALLAGCATSQSKKEAEKKLPTPAEQLAAKAEELRQAVEADTGNVELHYRYGNALFDLQQYPAAQAQYEAAIDLQPDFAAAHCNLGLALRLQGKYEEAIESYRKALHYEPDDVDTLGNLIAALRATGKVDEILEPMRQLAKLKPDDVTVQSELADILFRQKKYEEAIPVYQEVIRLDPGLSDDFYNLGLCYFSLDKLDTALTTWLTALAHDPKNASARKGIAVIYWRRGEYDSAWKAVADCERNGISVDSEFLSKLREDSGRLGPGS from the coding sequence ATGAAGCGAAACAGCATTGTTGGGGTGGCGCTGCTGGCATTGCTGGCTGGGTGCGCCACGTCCCAGTCCAAGAAAGAAGCCGAGAAGAAGCTTCCTACGCCCGCCGAGCAATTGGCGGCAAAGGCTGAAGAATTGCGGCAAGCCGTTGAAGCGGATACAGGCAACGTCGAGTTGCACTACCGCTACGGGAATGCCCTGTTCGATCTGCAGCAGTATCCGGCGGCGCAAGCGCAATACGAAGCAGCCATCGATCTGCAGCCCGACTTCGCAGCGGCCCACTGCAATCTCGGTCTTGCGTTGCGCCTGCAAGGCAAGTACGAAGAGGCCATCGAGTCCTATCGTAAAGCCTTGCACTACGAGCCGGACGACGTCGATACGCTGGGCAATCTGATTGCCGCGCTGCGCGCCACGGGCAAGGTCGACGAGATCCTGGAACCCATGCGCCAACTGGCGAAACTCAAACCCGACGACGTTACGGTGCAATCCGAATTGGCCGACATCCTGTTCCGCCAAAAGAAGTATGAAGAAGCCATTCCGGTGTATCAGGAAGTGATTCGACTCGACCCGGGCTTATCCGACGACTTCTACAACCTGGGGCTGTGTTACTTCAGCCTGGACAAGCTGGACACCGCGTTGACCACGTGGCTTACGGCTCTCGCACACGATCCCAAGAATGCCTCGGCCCGCAAAGGGATCGCCGTCATCTACTGGCGGCGCGGCGAATACGACAGCGCATGGAAGGCCGTGGCAGACTGCGAGAGAAACGGCATCTCTGTCGACTCCGAATTCCTTTCAAAACTCCGCGAAGACTCCGGCCGTCTCGGCCCGGGGTCATAG